A stretch of the Vitis vinifera cultivar Pinot Noir 40024 chromosome 16, ASM3070453v1 genome encodes the following:
- the LOC100248580 gene encoding germin-like protein 11-1, whose product MSIKPFNRYSFTLCQIYQYITTKGDNQPKTGRSDNRAIAVVVLDALTRICLADSDNLQDACPTATTGQQQTVFFNGLPCKNPTNIIASDFKTSKLNHGGDTDNFFRSSTTLITAADFPGLNTLGLSIARTDLDVDGMVTPHAHPRASEMFFVRKGAVVAGFIDTKNQVFQKLLKEGDVFVFPRGLLHFCLNAGYELAVVFSVLNSQNPGMVSVTDAMFEPESDAIKMLIGRIISTTLGANLMQNVTLDGFHHL is encoded by the exons ATGAGCATCAAACCATTTAATAGGTATAGTTTCACTTTGTGCCAAATTTATCAG TATATAACAACCAAAGGAGACAACCAACCTAAGACTGGGAGGAGCGATAACCGGGCCATTGCTGTAGTGGTGCTTGATGCTCTCACAAG GATCTGCCTGGCAGACAGTGATAATCTTCAGGACGCTTGTCCTACAGCTACAACTGGACAGCAGCAAACTGTCTTCTTTAACGGCCTTCCTTGCAAAAATCCAACCAACATCATTGCTTCCGACTTCAAAACATCAAAACTGAATCACGGTGGCGATACTGACAACTTCTTCCGTTCATCCACCACCCTCATCACTGCCGCAGATTTTCCAGGCCTAAATACTCTTGGCCTCTCAATTGCCAGAACCGACCTGGATGTGGATGGCATGGTCACGCCTCATGCTCACCCAAGGGCTTCTGAGATGTTCTTCGTTAGAAAAGGTGCCGTGGTTGCTGGTTTTATCGATACCAAAAACCAGGTGTTCCAAAAGCTTCTGAAGGAGGGGGATGTGTTTGTATTCCCTCGTGGTTTACTCCACTTTTGTTTGAATGCTGGTTATGAACTCGCTGTTGTTTTCTCGGTGCTCAACAGTCAGAACCCGGGTATGGTGAGCGTCACAGACGCCATGTTTGAACCTGAGTCAGATGCTATCAAGATGCTAATCGGAAGAATAATCTCTACGACATTGGGGGCCAATCTTATGCAAAATGTGACCTTGGATGGATTTCACCATTTATGA